Proteins encoded by one window of Chryseobacterium sp. POL2:
- a CDS encoding copper homeostasis protein CutC, whose protein sequence is MMSKIEIACFNETSALIAIQENVDRIELCEDYSLGGITPNIETLQRLEAKTNIPIFVMIRPRGGDFFYNEKEFEQMKSDLMMLKEVGADGFVFGILDENNQLDFDRNLDLINHAGAIPCTFHRAFDRIENQEQALEDVIKCGFKTILTSGGKASAMQGLENLKKLKTLANNRINILVGGGVRSENVDILKQDFDYLHSACISKDSEEIDIQELRKLLQQL, encoded by the coding sequence ATGATGTCAAAAATTGAAATTGCTTGTTTTAACGAAACTTCTGCATTAATTGCTATTCAAGAAAATGTAGATAGAATAGAGCTTTGCGAAGATTACTCTTTGGGAGGCATCACGCCAAATATCGAAACTTTACAAAGATTGGAAGCCAAAACCAATATTCCTATTTTTGTGATGATAAGACCGCGAGGTGGCGATTTTTTTTACAACGAAAAAGAATTTGAACAAATGAAATCCGATTTGATGATGCTAAAAGAAGTGGGAGCGGATGGTTTTGTTTTTGGAATTTTGGATGAAAATAACCAACTGGATTTTGATAGAAATTTAGACTTAATTAATCATGCAGGCGCAATTCCGTGTACTTTTCATCGTGCCTTCGACCGAATAGAAAATCAGGAGCAGGCTTTAGAAGATGTTATCAAATGTGGTTTCAAAACCATCCTCACTTCAGGTGGCAAAGCTTCTGCAATGCAAGGTTTGGAAAATTTAAAAAAGTTAAAAACTTTAGCGAACAATAGAATTAATATTTTAGTGGGTGGCGGCGTGAGATCAGAGAATGTTGATATTTTAAAACAAGATTTTGATTATCTACATTCTGCGTGTATTTCAAAAGATTCGGAGGAAATTGACATTCAAGAATTAAGAAAATTATTGCAACAACTTTAA
- a CDS encoding isoaspartyl peptidase/L-asparaginase family protein gives MNSRRTFLKKIGVVTAASALAPLKAAELLESMTPLSVNKPIVLSTWDFGLQANKEAWKILSQNGKALDAVEQGVILVENDPAERSVGYGGRPDRDGKVTLDACIMDHQYNIGSVAALEHIKNPISVARAVMERTPHVMLVGHGALEFALTQGFKKENLLTPESEKEWKEWLKDSKYKPIVNIENHDTIGMIALDAHGNLSGACTTSGMAYKMHGRVGDSPIIGAGLFVDNEVGAATATGHGEEVIRTVGTHLVVELMRQGHTPQNACSEAVERIVNIAKSRGKSLKEIQVGFIALNKKGEYGAYCIQDGFSFAVHDQKGNRLEKPEFSLK, from the coding sequence ATGAATAGCAGAAGAACTTTTTTAAAAAAAATAGGTGTTGTAACCGCAGCAAGTGCTTTAGCGCCATTGAAAGCTGCCGAATTGTTAGAAAGCATGACGCCACTGTCAGTTAACAAACCTATTGTATTGTCAACTTGGGACTTTGGGCTTCAAGCCAATAAAGAAGCATGGAAAATTCTGTCCCAAAATGGAAAAGCTTTGGATGCTGTTGAGCAAGGCGTAATTTTAGTAGAGAATGATCCAGCTGAACGCAGCGTTGGCTACGGCGGAAGACCAGATCGCGATGGTAAAGTAACTTTGGATGCGTGCATTATGGACCATCAATATAACATTGGTTCGGTGGCAGCTTTAGAACATATCAAAAATCCAATTTCTGTGGCGCGTGCTGTTATGGAAAGAACGCCACATGTAATGTTGGTAGGCCACGGCGCATTAGAATTTGCGTTGACGCAAGGTTTTAAAAAAGAAAATCTTCTCACTCCAGAATCTGAAAAAGAATGGAAAGAGTGGCTCAAAGATAGCAAATACAAACCTATTGTTAATATTGAAAACCACGATACCATTGGGATGATTGCTTTGGACGCTCATGGTAATTTGTCGGGCGCGTGCACCACGAGTGGCATGGCTTACAAAATGCACGGCAGAGTGGGCGATTCTCCGATAATAGGTGCGGGATTATTTGTCGATAACGAAGTCGGTGCAGCTACGGCAACGGGACATGGCGAAGAAGTCATAAGGACGGTAGGAACGCATCTAGTAGTAGAGTTGATGCGGCAAGGTCATACACCTCAAAATGCTTGTAGCGAAGCCGTAGAACGAATTGTTAACATTGCGAAATCAAGAGGGAAAAGTTTGAAGGAAATTCAAGTTGGATTTATCGCACTGAACAAAAAAGGCGAATACGGCGCCTATTGTATTCAGGATGGCTTTAGCTTTGCGGTTCATGATCAAAAGGGAAATCGCCTAGAAAAACCTGAATTTAGTTTAAAATAA
- a CDS encoding proline dehydrogenase family protein, with translation MSIFNDTKLAFADKTDNQLKKAYWMFKAIENPTLTNVGVSMLNFVVKNNFPFADGIVKQTLFEQFCGGESREESMKVVKTLFKHRIGSIFDYSIEGKVDEETFDAFCKEIKDIVRFSIGNPAIPFVVFKPTAFGRIDLYEEVGKGVELTSSQKEEWQRVVNRFDEVCKLCYESDKKVMVDAEETWMQDAADQLCEEMMEKYNKEKPIVWNTIQMYRTGRLEYMEEHLQRAKEKGYFIGYKIVRGAYMEKERERAAEKGYPDPIQPNKDASDRNYNAGIDFMMNNLDRVSAFFGTHNEKSTELIMDKMQAKGLQHDNQHVHFGQLYGMSDNISYFLADKGYNVAKYLPYGPVKDVVPYLTRRAQENTSVAGQTGRELALIEKELKRRKQS, from the coding sequence ATGAGTATTTTCAATGATACCAAACTAGCTTTTGCAGACAAAACCGATAACCAGCTCAAAAAAGCTTATTGGATGTTCAAAGCTATCGAAAACCCGACATTGACGAATGTTGGCGTTTCTATGCTTAATTTTGTTGTAAAAAACAATTTTCCTTTCGCAGATGGAATTGTTAAACAAACTTTGTTCGAGCAGTTCTGTGGTGGAGAATCGCGCGAAGAAAGTATGAAGGTTGTCAAAACTTTATTTAAACATAGAATAGGAAGTATTTTCGATTATTCTATTGAAGGAAAAGTTGACGAGGAGACTTTCGATGCTTTTTGCAAAGAGATTAAAGATATCGTTCGTTTTTCTATTGGCAATCCTGCAATTCCGTTTGTGGTGTTCAAGCCAACTGCTTTTGGTAGAATTGATTTGTATGAAGAAGTTGGAAAAGGTGTAGAGCTTACAAGCAGTCAAAAGGAAGAATGGCAACGCGTTGTTAATCGTTTTGATGAAGTTTGTAAACTTTGTTACGAAAGCGACAAAAAAGTAATGGTTGATGCCGAAGAAACTTGGATGCAAGACGCAGCGGATCAATTGTGCGAAGAGATGATGGAGAAGTACAACAAAGAAAAACCAATTGTCTGGAACACCATCCAAATGTACAGAACTGGCCGTCTAGAATATATGGAAGAACATCTACAACGTGCGAAAGAAAAAGGCTATTTCATTGGCTACAAAATCGTTCGTGGCGCGTATATGGAGAAGGAAAGAGAGAGAGCTGCGGAAAAAGGCTATCCAGATCCTATCCAGCCCAACAAAGATGCTTCTGATAGAAACTACAATGCGGGAATTGATTTTATGATGAATAATCTCGACCGCGTGTCTGCATTTTTCGGAACTCATAACGAAAAATCAACAGAGCTTATCATGGACAAAATGCAAGCAAAAGGATTACAACACGATAATCAACATGTACATTTTGGACAATTGTATGGGATGAGCGATAATATTAGTTATTTTCTGGCAGATAAGGGATATAATGTAGCCAAATATCTTCCTTACGGACCTGTTAAAGATGTGGTGCCGTACCTTACCAGAAGAGCACAAGAAAACACCTCTGTGGCAGGACAAACAGGGCGAGAGCTGGCTCTTATCGAAAAAGAATTAAAACGTAGAAAACAATCTTAA
- the aroB gene encoding 3-dehydroquinate synthase: protein MISLLDENFSSLNIFLKQNIASKIFILVDENTHEHCLPTLLANMETDLAFEIIEIEAGEENKNINASVQLWEILADLEADRKALVINLGGGVVTDMGGFVASTYKRGIPFINIPTSLLAMCDASIGGKTGIDHQYLKNIIGTFAEAEHVFIYPDFLESLDFVQLRSGFAEMLKHGLIADAKHWKQLVAISELSVENLRPHILRSTEIKQEIVEKDFKEQNIRKNLNFGHTVGHAIESLFLANNQLLPHGEAVALGMIIETHISYLNQLTTEETSFEIITNIQKFFPYIDITSFSNNDIIALMLNDKKNANGAINFSLIEGVGIGVFDQKVSEKHLILALNYYRNLKK, encoded by the coding sequence ATGATAAGTTTACTAGACGAAAATTTCAGCAGTTTAAATATATTTTTGAAACAAAACATCGCGAGTAAAATCTTTATTCTTGTTGATGAAAACACGCATGAACATTGCCTTCCGACTTTGTTGGCCAATATGGAAACAGATTTAGCTTTCGAAATTATAGAAATCGAAGCTGGTGAAGAGAACAAAAATATTAACGCAAGCGTTCAACTTTGGGAAATACTTGCTGACTTGGAAGCTGACAGAAAAGCTTTAGTCATAAATCTGGGTGGCGGCGTTGTTACCGATATGGGCGGTTTTGTTGCATCAACTTACAAACGTGGCATCCCATTCATTAATATTCCGACAAGTCTTTTGGCAATGTGCGATGCGTCCATAGGTGGGAAAACGGGCATTGACCATCAATATTTAAAAAACATTATCGGGACATTTGCTGAGGCCGAGCATGTTTTTATTTATCCAGATTTTTTAGAAAGTCTAGATTTTGTACAGCTAAGAAGTGGTTTTGCAGAAATGCTAAAACACGGTTTAATTGCTGATGCCAAACATTGGAAACAATTGGTTGCAATTTCTGAGTTGTCTGTGGAAAATCTTCGTCCACACATTCTAAGAAGTACAGAAATAAAACAAGAAATTGTTGAAAAAGATTTTAAAGAGCAAAACATCCGCAAAAATCTAAACTTCGGACATACTGTTGGACACGCGATAGAAAGCCTTTTCCTTGCCAACAACCAACTTCTTCCGCATGGTGAAGCTGTGGCTTTAGGAATGATTATCGAGACGCATATTTCTTATTTAAACCAACTCACCACCGAGGAAACGAGTTTTGAAATCATTACGAATATTCAGAAGTTTTTTCCATATATCGATATAACTTCATTTAGCAATAACGACATTATCGCTTTGATGCTAAATGACAAAAAAAATGCAAATGGAGCTATTAATTTTTCGTTGATTGAAGGGGTTGGCATTGGCGTTTTTGATCAAAAAGTGAGCGAAAAGCATTTAATTTTGGCTTTAAACTACTACCGAAATTTAAAAAAATAG
- a CDS encoding porin family protein, with the protein MKKLFVGLAVVVGSMSFAQQFGIKAGANISSISKDGFEDTKSKVGFNAGVFMNAPLSEQFSIQPEVMYSQMGSKVNFTDNTSATLKLDYITVPVMFQFNATPQFYLEAGPEFGFLVSSKAKGEVNGSGETTVELDKDRFNSFNMGAGLGLGFNFNKNIGINARYVAGFTDINKNGNTSLENNDNKNRNNTFQVGLNYKF; encoded by the coding sequence ATGAAAAAGTTATTTGTAGGATTAGCAGTTGTAGTTGGATCAATGTCGTTCGCACAACAATTCGGGATTAAAGCAGGAGCAAATATTTCTTCAATTTCAAAAGATGGCTTCGAGGATACAAAATCAAAAGTGGGTTTCAACGCTGGTGTGTTCATGAATGCTCCTTTATCTGAACAATTCAGTATTCAACCAGAGGTGATGTATAGCCAAATGGGATCAAAAGTTAACTTTACAGATAATACGTCTGCAACACTAAAGTTAGATTATATCACAGTACCTGTTATGTTCCAGTTTAATGCGACGCCGCAATTCTATCTAGAAGCAGGTCCTGAGTTTGGATTCTTAGTAAGTTCTAAAGCGAAAGGTGAAGTTAATGGAAGTGGTGAAACAACCGTGGAGCTAGACAAGGATAGATTTAACAGCTTTAATATGGGTGCTGGATTGGGTCTAGGATTTAACTTCAATAAAAATATCGGTATCAACGCGCGTTATGTAGCTGGCTTTACTGATATTAATAAAAACGGTAACACCTCATTAGAAAATAATGATAACAAAAACAGAAATAATACGTTCCAAGTTGGACTGAATTATAAATTCTAA